The Salvelinus sp. IW2-2015 unplaced genomic scaffold, ASM291031v2 Un_scaffold2353, whole genome shotgun sequence region agaggaggctgcagGATGAGAGGAGGCGCGAGGAAGAGCGGCTGcagatggagaaggaggaggcagagaagaggCAGGAGGAGGCAGAGGTGGCCATGAAAGAGCAGGAAAGgaagctggagaaggagaggaggagacacgaGGATGACCTGAAGGAGAAACTCAGGGAgctagaggaggaagaagaggagagggagcaggaggaggaagacgtAGAGTGGCTGTTGAGAGGAGATGTTTTCCAGATTTTTCCAGAGGAGCCGACCGAAGAGGACCTCCTTACACCTCCCCTAGCCGAGCCCACTGAGGAacaagaggaggatggaggagaggattggGGAGGGGTGGTACGCAGACCTGGGAACACCCTCCCGTTAGGTTGTGATATCTCTGATGTCATCGTGACGTGTGAGAACGCCCAGCTGACCAACTTCCCCCCCCTGAACATCCCTGAACTCAAGTCTCTGAGCCTGGAGGGTAAGTTTAAGGAAGTTAAGGAAGTTTAAGGAAGTTAAGGATGTTTAAGGAAGTTAAGGAAGTGAAGGAAGTTTAAGGAAAACTCCAACCCAAAAAAACGATCATTTGGTATATGTTTAATTAGTAAATTGTTGATATAGTTCCAATatgttttcaagatatgtaactttcaaagtacagaaatacagccggcatcatatgatgctgcgttttaccggctgtatttctgtactttgaaagttacatatcttgaaaatatGATTTCTGGCATGCAAAACATCTTGGGACTAAATCAACAATTTACTAATTAAACAAATACCAAACGATAGTTATTTggttggaattttcctttaaggcagctgtgtgtgtgcgtgtgtgctgcaTAAGGTAGACAACACACCATCATATAACGTGTTAAGACACTAAACCAAAAATTTCACTCacaaatcacccaaaacacaaaaaccaaTCCCTATGCAGAGACTTCTATTGAGAAGTGAGTAGTGTTTTTGTTTAGTCGTTGTGATGGTAATTCCTAATGTGGTCACAGGGACTAAAGTTAATAGGAGTAGAaactaaagaagaaaataaataaatactggaggATAGATTTAttagtttcccatgcttgttggTTTATATACTGCAATTATGGAGGCTTGGCATAATTATGGTACGTACTAGAACTATGAGAGCTTTTGGACCATGTCTTGACTTGCAGGACACGTCGTCATGGAAAGTACAACAGAGCCATTCTGAACACTAGTATTTAACAACACTATAACACCAGGCTATGGAGTCCAGTCATTCTGAACACTAGTTTTTAACAAACACTATAACACCAGGCTATGGAGTCCAAGTCATTCTGAACACTAGTATTTAAACACACTATAAACACCAGGCTATGGAGTCCAGTTCATTCTGAACACTAAGTATTTAACAACACTATAACACCAGGCTATGGAGTCCAGTCATTCGAACACTAGTATTTAACAACACTATAAACCAGGCTATGGAGTCCATCATTCTGAAACACTAGTATTTAACAACACTATAACACCAGGCTATGGAGTCCAGTCATTCTGAACACTAGTATTTAACAACACTATAAACACCAGGCTATGGAGTCCAGTCATTCTGAAACTAGTATTTAACAACACTATAACACCAGGCTATGAGTCCAGTCATTCTGAATACTAGTATTTAACAACACTATAACACCAGGCTATGGAGTCCAGTCATTCTGAAACTAGTATTTAACAACACTATAAACACCAGGCTATGGAGTCCAGTCATTCTGAACACTAGTATTTAACAAAACTATACACCAGGCCTATGGAGTCCAGTCATCTGAAAACTAGTATTTAACAACACTATAACACCAGGCTATGGAGTCCAGTCATCTGAATACTAGTATTTAACAACACTATAACGCCAGGCTATGGAGTCCAGTCATTCTGAATACTAGTATTTAACAACACTATAACACCAGGCTATGGAGTCCAGTCATTCTGATACTAGTATTTAACAAAAACTATAACACCGGCTATGGAGTCCCAGTCATTCTGAACACTAGTATTTAACAACACTATAAACCAGGCTATGGAGTCCAGTCATTCTGAAACTAGTATTTAACAAAAACTATAACACCAGGCTATGGAGCCAGTCATTCTGAACACTAGTATTTAACAACACTATAACACCAGGCTATGGAGGTCCAAGTCATTCTGAATACTAGTATTTAAACAACAACTATAACACCAGGCTATGGAGTCCAGTCATTCTGAACCACTAGTATTTAACAACAACTATAAACACCAGGCTATGGAGTCCAGTCATTCTGAAACTAGTATTTAACAACACTATAACACCAGGCTATGAGGTCCAGTCATTCTGAACACTAGTATTTAACAACACTATAACACCAGGCTATGGAGTCCAGTCATTCTGAAACATAGTATTTAACAAAACTATAACACCAGGCTATGGAGTCCAGTCATTCTGAACACTAGTATTTAACAACACTATAACACCAGGCTATGGAGTCCAGTCATTCTGAAAACTAGTATTTAACAAACAACACTATAAACACCAGGCTATGGAGTCCAGTCATTCTGAACACTAGTATTTAAACAACACTATAACCACAGGCTATGGAGTCCAGTCATTCTGAAACACTAGTATTTAACAACACTATAACACAGGCTATGAGTCCAGTCATTCTGAACACTAGTAAATTTAACAACACTATAACACCAGGCTATGGAGTCCAGTCATTCTGAACACTAGTATTTAACAACACTATAACACCAGGCTATGGAGTCCAGGCTTAATGATTGAGGTGAAAATACTATCCCCAGCATGGATGATATTCATGTTATTCCTTAGATTAATATGTCTCTTAACTTACCGGCAGGTAACGCCATCACAACCATCCCAATGGGGGCGTTCAATGGCATCCCCAACCTGGAGTGGATTAACCTGAGCAAGAACAAGTTGGTGACTTCTGGTATTGCCCCACGTGCCTTCAAAGTAAGAGTCTCTCCTTTGAAATAAGAGCCTGCCTCTCTGCTGGCATCGCACCTATACTCCTTCAAAATAAAGAGTCTGTTTCTCTGCGGCCATTGCCCCACACGCTTTCAAAATAAGAGTCTGTTTCTCTGCGGCCATTGCCCCACAAGCTTTCAAAATAAGGAGTCTGTTTCCAATGAGCCTGTCCAACCAATGAAATATGAACCGTGTGGGAACAGTCTAAGCAGATGAATATGTGAACAAACAGAAGCATGTCAACATGGTGGGGGACGAGAAGGGGGACATTTGACTCACTCTCTCTGGTCAAAACAAAGTCTACGTTTTaaacagtcaatatttaaatccatCTTGTACATTTCCCAGAACAAACAGCGGTCTATCATGCTAGAGTCCTGACTAGGCCCGAACACAATACTACAGTGATGAGAGAACACAGGTTAGATAGCAGATATTGTTTGATAACTGAAAATTAGAGCCTGGTTATTTGGATCTGGAGTCCATGACACATTTGTCTATAGAGAAAGCATCTCTttagtgatggccacttcaaCCATCCTCTGTTAATTACTGCAATTACACTTTGGAGAATATCCACAATATCCACAATCACATTACATTCACTCTTGAAATATTAGAGAATATCCACAATCACATTACATTCACTCTTGGAATATTGGAGAATATCCataattacaatacattcactcTTGGAATATTGGAGAATATCCACAATCACATTACATTCACTCTTGGAATATTGGAGAATATCcacaattacattacattcacTCTTGGAATATTGGAGAATATCCACAATTACAATTACATTCACTCTTGAATCTCAAATGGACATAGCAGTATAGATATATGATTTTAACTTTGCGAAGGCACCAACAGACGCCAAAATCTCACTTCTCCCGTTTTAAACCAACATGAGCTAATTAAAACTGTAGCAAGACTCTTGGAGCCAGTCTGCCAATTAGTTTGCACAATGAAACACAGTCTAAACTCTTAAGCCATGCAGAATTTAAAGGAAGGAGGCCTGTTGAAGGTAGCATCCCCCCCATTCACCCTGCTCTGACACAAACCTGCACAGGCCTTTAAAAACTACATTCCATGGTCCTTAGTCAAAGAAACCTCAGGGGAAAGGATAGAGGACCTCAGGGGAAACAGGATAGAGAAAAAATCGGGGAACAGGATAGAGAACCTCAGGGGGAAAACAGGATAGAACAGATAGAGAACCCTCAGGGGAACAGGGATAGAGAAACCTCGGGGGAACAGGATAGAGGAAACCTCGGGGAACAGGGATAGAACAGGATAGAGAACCCTCAGGGGAAACAGGGATATAGGACCCTCAGGGGAACAGGGATAGAGAACCTCGGCGGGAACAGGGATAGAGAAACCTCAGGGggggaacaggggagagagaaaccTCGGTGGAACAGGGGATAGAGAAACCTCAGGGAACAGGGATAGAGAACCTCACAGCGGAACAGATAGACAGGGATAGAGAACCCTCAGGGGAACAGGGATAGAGGACCCTCAGGGAACAGGATAGAGAAACCTCGGGAACAGGATAGAGAAACCTCAGGGGAACAGGGATAGAGAACCCTCACGGGAACAGGGATAGAACAGGGATAGAGAACCCTCAGGGGGAACAGGGATAGAGAAACCTCGCGGGGAACAGGGATAGAGAAACCTcagggaacagggagagagaaacctCAGGGAACAGGGATAGAAAGGGATAGAGAACCCTCGGGGAACAGGGATAGAGACCCTCAGGGGAACAGGGATAGAGGACCCTCACGGAACAGGATAGAGGACCCTCAGGGGACAGGGATAGAGACCTCAGGGGAAACAGGGATAAGAACCCCAGGGGAACAGGATAGAGAAACTCAGGGAACAGGGATAGAGGCCCTCAGGGGAACAGGGATAGAGGACCCTCAGGGGAACAGGGATAGAGAACCCTCAGGGGAACAGGGATAGAGAAACCTCAGGGGAACAGGGATAGAGAAACCTCAGGGGAACAGGGATAGAGAAACCTCAGGGGAACAGGGATAGAACAGGGATAGAGAAACATCAGGGGAACAGGGATAGAACAGGGATAGAGAAACCTCAGGGGAACAGGGATAGAGAAACTTATTTCCAGCCAGCTAGATCCACCGAGGTACTATATCACCAGAAAAAGGCGAGGTGCGACAATCAGGACATTTCTACAGCAAGAACTCTTGATTTCGTTAACAAAAATATTGTGACAGAGTGCCAACATTGATCGTTTTTCTTTTCCAATACTTTAGGTACGCTTCATTGAGTTTGCCTTCTttaatggaaccaatggaatagtcccaataACTATTTCAAACCAGGTCTGATACTGTGACATTCCGATGTACAATATTTACATTTCTTTATGGGTTTCCCGTTCCACAAAAtgacagattattttttattttccaacATCTATCTAGATATATAAAGTACTTTATTTTCCATTGGTTAGAATTGTTAAATAGCCCAAAGACACACGTTGTTTAATGTTGTTAATGATTGTTGTTCAGGGCCTGAAGTTCCTGAGCCGCCTGTTCCTGGACAACAACCTCCTGGAGCTGGTTCCAACAGATCTCCCATCAACACTACAGGAACTCAAGATCAACGAGAACCACCTCAAAGGCATCGAGGAGAATAGCTTCCAAGgtaaccaaacaaaacaacaaatctaCATGTTACTAGTTACGGGACAAACATTTTCAAAGTACTTTTTGGTCCATTTCaggaaataatatttgtaaaactGAAATGCttcaatcaaaaaaaaaaacgtttcaaCTGCACAAACGTAAATATTTGTTAGTGGAACCATAACCAGCACAGGGAGACTTTTATAGGAAAATGTTTTCACTGCTGTGTGATTTCTGAAAGGTCTGAGTAGCCTGTTGATCTTGGAGTTGGAGGGAAATGTCCTGAACGAAGGGAACGTGGATCATCAAGCTTTCAGTCCCCTCTCCCAGCTCTCCTACCTCCGTCTGGGCAGAAACCACTTCAGGACCATCCCGCAGGGCCTGCCTCCATCTCTACTGGTGAGATTTATCTGCTTTATCCAaagatgtatataaaccctggatgactgacgCCATGGAGAGGCTTTGACGCCACCGGTCGGTCTTATTGTctctccccagtaggagcagtcctccataggaatgcaTGGAATTCtaaagtatttcaattaaatgtttcatggACAAAATGTATTTAAGGATCTGTTTGTTGTAGTGGGGGACAATAACAACAAATTATACTTTATGAGGAAAATGTTTATATACATAttcatatataaactcagcaaaaaaagaaacgtctctttttcaggacattgtctttcaaagataattcgtaaaactccaaataacttcacagatcttcattgtaaagggtttaaacactgtttcccatgcttgttcaatgaaccataaacaattaatgaacatgcacctgtggaacggtcgttaagacactaacagcttacagacggtaggcaattaaggtcacagttatgaaaacctaggacactaaagaggcctttctactgactctgaaaaacaccaaaagaaagatgcccagggtccctgctcatctgcgtgaacgtgccttNNNNNNNNNNNNNNNNNNNNNNNNNNNNNNNNNNNNNNNNNNNNNNNNNNNNNNNNNNNNNNNNNNNNNNNNNNNNNNNNNNNNNNNNNNNNNNNNNNNNNNNNNNNNNNNNNNNNNNNNNNNNNNNNNNNNNNNNNNNNNNNNNNNNNNNNNNNNNNNNNNNNNNNNNNNNNNNNNNNNNNNNNNNNNNNNNNNNNNNNNNNNNNNNNNNNNNNNNNNNNNNNNNNNNNNNNNNNNNNNNNNNNNNNNNNNNNNNNNNNNNNNNNNNNNNAGGCATGCTGCAAGAGGCatttgaggactgcagatgtggccaggggcaataactgcaatgtccgtactgtgagtaCGCCTAGACAGCGCTAagggagacagacggacagctgattcgtcctcgcagtggcagaccatgttgtacaaacacctgcacagtatcggtatatccgaacatcacatttggacaggtacaggatgcacAACAACTGCTGAGTTACACCGGGAACGCACCATCCCTCCATAGtggtcagactgtccgcaataggctgagaagaggctggactgagggcttgtaggcctgttgtaagcagTCGCTCACCAGACATCACACGGCTACAAAGCGTCGCCTATGGGCAAAACCACACGTCGTTGGACCAGACATGGACTTGCAaaaaggtgctcttcactgatggaGTCTGCGGTTTTGTTCACCAGGGGTGATTGGTCGATACGAGATTTATCGTCGAAGGGATGAGCGTACACGCGAGGCTGTGTACTCTGgaggggatcgatttggaggtggagggtccgtcattctggcgcggtgtgtcacagcatcatcggactgagcccTTGttgggaatgtcagtgttctgccatggccagcgaagagcccggatctcaatcccattgagcacgtctgggacctgttggatcggagggtgagggttaaggccattcccaccagaaatgtccgggaacttgcagttgccatggtggaagagtggggtgacatctcacagtaaaaactggcaaatctggtgcaatccacgaggaggagatgcactgcagtacttaatgcagctggtggccacaccagatactgactgttactttagatttttaccccccctttgttcagggacacattattccatttctgttagtcacatgtcagtggaacttgttcagtttatgtctcagttgttgaatcttgttacgttcaaacaaatatttacacatgttaagtttgcagaaaataaacgcagttgacagtgaaaggacgtttctttttcccCCTGAGTTTATAAATATACATTAAATATTGTATAAGCTATAGAGATGCATTTCTTAATCTTTATAAGAATAAATGTGTCATAAACACAGTGTATATTTTCACTGATAAGTGGACAATACACATCTGTACATTTCAAcgaaacacagtgaaacaactaGAGCCTTTTTCTTGATAAGCCTTATCCACCACTCACTCTCATGGTTAAAGACCTCAGCTCTGCTTCACATCACATTCAGGACAGCCTGTCATCACATCCAGTACAGCCTGTCTTATCCACCACTCACTCTCATGGTTAAAGACCTCAGCTCTGCTTCACATAACATCCACTACAGCCTGTCATCACATCCAGTACAGCCTGTCATCACATCCAGGACAGCCTGTCATCACATAACATCAGTACAGCCTGTCATCACATAACATCCAGTACAGCCTGTCATCACATCACATCCAGTACAGCCTGTCATCACATCCAGTACAGCCTGTCATCACATAACATCCTAGTACAGCCTGTCATCACATAACATCCAGTACAGTCTGTCATTAAGTAACATCCAGTACAGCCTGTCATTAAGTAACATCCAGTACAGCCTGTCATCATATAACATCCAGGACAGCCTGTCATCACATAACATCCAGGACAGCCTGTCATCACATAACATCCAGGACAGCCTGTCATCACATAACATCCAGGACAGCCTGTCATCACATAACACCCAGGACAGCCTGTCATCACATAACACCCAGGACAGCCTGTCATCANNNNNNNNNNNNNNNNNNNNNNNNNNNNNNNNNNNNNNNNNNNNNNNNNNNNNNNNNNNNNNNNNNNNNNNNNNNNNNNNNNNNNNNNNNNNNNNNNNNNNNNNNNNNNNNNNNNNNNNNNNNNNNNNNNNNNNNNNNNNNNNNNNNNNNNNNNNNNNNNNNNNNNNNNNNNNNNNNNNNNNNNCACCGAAATCTTAATTACCTATTAATTTGTAATCTTTAATTAAAGCCTCAGTAGGAGGGGTTGCAAGTGTGTTTAACATACTTTTAATCACATAATGGTGTCTAACCAGTGTATATTTACTGATGGTGACAATAACACATCTGGTACAtttaacaacacagtaacaactaGAGCTTTTTCTTGATAAGGCTTATCCCCACTCACTCTCATGGTTAAAGAGCTAGCTCTGCTTCCCATAATTCGGCAGCTTGGTCATCAATCCAGTACAGCATGTTTATCACATCACTCTCATGGGTTTAAAGACCTCAGTCTGGTACATAAAATGCATACAGGCTGTCATACATCAGTACGCTGTATCACTTCGGGGGACAGCCTGTCATCACATAACATCCAGTACAGCCTGTCATCACATAACATCCAGTACAGCCTGTCATCACATAACATCCAGGACAGCCTGTCATTAAGTAACATCCAGGACAGCCTGTCATCACATCCACTACAGCCTGTCATCACATCCAGGACAGCCTGTCATCACATAACATCCAGGACAGCCTGTCATTAAGTAACATCCAGTACAACATCCAATTACAGTGAGCTACATTTCTGTTGCTGTCTATTAGAGGAGCAAAGGGCCTCTGCAGAAAACAGTGCATCTCCATTGTGTATAAATAACGCAGTATAAATACTCTTCATTTGATCTGTTTTCAGGAGGTTTATCTGGAGAACAACCTGATAGAAGAGATATCCGACTGCGTCTTCAATCAAACCACGAACCTGAACGTGATCTCACTGAGACACAACAGACTGGATGAGTCCAGGATTGCACCTCTAGCATGGATCAACCACAAGTAAGAAAACTAGAGGATTTCACAAGTCTTCTTTTCAATGCATAATTTACAAAGAAACTATAGTCAAGTTATATatgagttgcccccccccccccctcttgccctcagaacagcctcaattcgccaggacatggactctacaaggtgttaaagcgttccacagggatgctggcccatgttgactccagtgcttcccacagttggctggatgtgctttgggtggtggaccattcttgatacacacgggaaactgttgagcgtgaaaaacccagcaacgttgcagttcttgacacaaactggtgcgcctggcatctacaacccaaccataccccgttcaaaagcacttaaatattttgtcttgcccattcaccctctgaatggtacacatacacaatccatgtctcagttgtcttaacagtccttctttaacccgtctcctccccttcatctacactgattaaagtggatttaacaggtgacatcaataagggatcatagctttcacttggattcacctggtcagtctgtcatagaaagagcaggtgtacttaatgttttgtccacccactttctcccttcctccctcaggAACCTGGAGTCCATCGACCTATCCTACAACCGTCTGTACCTGGTCCCTTCCTACCTGCCCAGAGCTCTGGTTCACCTGGTCTTAGTAGGGAACCAGATCGAGAGAATCCCAGGTATTTACCAtccaggaccactttggaaaGTGTGGAAAAGTTGTCATTCTTTTAAGTGCTTATCTTCTGGGAATACAATGTACATCTTGCTGtatatttaattaatttcatttcatttcagggTTTGTGTTTGCCCACATGGTTCCGGGGATAGAGTACCTGTACCTGTCCRACAACAAGCTGGATGGGGAGGGAGTAGAGCCAGAGTCCTTCTTGGGCACCTATACCTCCATGACAGAGCTGTGTTTAGACAACAACCAGCTGGTTACGGTTCCCCCTGGTATCAACCAGATGAGCACACTGCACTTCCTCCATCTCAATAACAACAAAATCAGGTACTGTAGACGcactctgcgtcccaaatggcaccctattacctacatagtgcactactttagatcagagccctatggcaccctattccctatatagtgcactactttagaccagagccctattccctatgtagggcactactttaaaccagggccctattccctatatagtgcactactttagaccagagccctattccctataagtacacctactttagaccagagccctattccctatatagtgcatcctatttagaccagggccctattccctatatagtacatctTTTAGACCaggagcctattccctatatagtgcactacttttcgaCCAGAGCTATTTCCTATATATGTGCACTTACCTTAGACCAgtagccctattccctatatagtgcctactTTTAGCcaggagccctattccctatgtggggactactttagaccagggccctattcctatatagtgcactactttagacagagccctattcctatatagtgccgtatttagaccagggccctattccctatgtaggggactactttagacagggcctattcctatatagtgcactactttaagaccAGAGCCTATCCTATATAGTGAgctctttagaccagggcctattccctatgtagactactttagaccagggcctattcctatatagtgcactactttaggccagagccctattccctatatagtgtactttagaccagggccctattcctataGTGTCACTACTTTAGACCGAGCCTGATTCCCTATTATGCACTATTTAGACACAGAGCCTATCCTATgtggactactttagaccagggcctattccctataatagtgcactactttagactcagagccctattcctatatagtgcacttactttagaccagggcctattccctatgtaggcgCTACTTAGACAGGcgcctattccctatctagttgACTACTTTAGACCTGAggcctatccctatatagtgcactactgttagaccagagcctattcctataagtgccactactttagaccagggcattCCTATCTGGACAACTATATGGAGCCAtctcttatatagtgcactactttagagaccagagccctattctatatactgcactacttgaaccagagccctattcccataTATAGTCActcactttagaccagagcctattctaTTAGTCACTATTAGAcagcctattcctatatagtgcacactttagaccagggccctattcctatGATAgtatactttagaccaggccctattccctatatagtgcactactttagaccagagggcctatcctatatagtgcactactttagaccagagccctattccctatatagtgcactactttagaccagggccctattccctatgtagtacactactttagaccagagccctattccctatatagtgcactactttagacctatATTGTCGATTGTCGATTCATGAATCGACAATCGACAATataggtctaaagtagtgcactatatagggaatagggctctgttcaTGAAAATCCTGAATAGGATGACGTATGATTCATGATGTATAAAACCAATGGTTTCTCTATCTCCTACAGGACCTTTGCTGAGGATGCTATCTGTGACCCCGAGAACATCGAGGACTCTCA contains the following coding sequences:
- the ecm2 gene encoding extracellular matrix protein 2, with amino-acid sequence FPNTLRFWLAGPTARGDVTDFSGNSPVPNDPVNPDLDPAVPRSQAEIELLLKREEEEHREEEARLLKKDAEKKRRKKQKKEEAEKQRSLQEERRLQEERRLQDERRREEERLQMEKEEAEKRQEEAEVAMKEQERKLEKERRRHEDDLKEKLRELEEEEEEREQEEEDVEWLLRGDVFQIFPEEPTEEDLLTPPLAEPTEEQEEDGGEDWGGVVRRPGNTLPLGCDISDVIVTCENAQLTNFPPLNIPELKSLSLEGNAITTIPMGAFNGIPNLEWINLSKNKLVTSGIAPRAFKGLKFLSRLFLDNNLLELVPTDLPSTLQELKINENHLKGIEENSFQGLSSLLILELEGNVLNEGNVDHQAFSPLSQLSYLRLGRNHFRTIPQGLPPSLLEVYLENNLIEEISDCVFNQTTNLNVISLRHNRLDESRIAPLAWINHKNLESIDLSYNRLYLVPSYLPRALVHLVLVGNQIERIPGFVFAHMVPGIEYLYLSBNKLDGEGVEPESFLGTYTSMTELCLDNNQLVTVPPGINQMSTLHFLHLNNNKIRTFAEDAICDPENIEDSHIVMLRLENNLIDPRKISPTAFSCVRSYSSVVLKPQRTK